Proteins from a single region of Salinibacter grassmerensis:
- a CDS encoding SCO family protein — translation MIQNRLAVFGGGLFAFFLAAGALLLYLFGTDTYTVDGRVAGIQNEGRTLVVEHEEIPGYMPPMIMPLPVADSSMTAPLEKGDAVQFRLAVSEDSASIIAVRQRADTAVARNPARTTTPIKSAADGGTQMLQQGDRVPADLTLTTQADASLQIGDYRGQTLVLTFIYTRCPLPTYCPLMSKQFAALQPQLREQHGEEAQLLSISFDPAYDTPQVLREYASKYTDRLDTWTFATGDSSQVERATGLFGVHAQKTGSEEITHNLTTALIGPEGRVRRLWRGNDWTPSDVRQAVAQVAEAS, via the coding sequence ATGATTCAGAACCGACTCGCTGTGTTCGGGGGCGGGCTCTTCGCGTTCTTCCTGGCCGCGGGCGCCCTGCTTCTCTATCTCTTTGGCACGGACACGTACACCGTTGACGGCCGCGTCGCCGGCATCCAGAATGAGGGGCGTACCCTCGTGGTCGAACACGAGGAGATCCCGGGATACATGCCGCCGATGATCATGCCCCTTCCGGTGGCGGACTCCAGCATGACGGCCCCGCTGGAAAAGGGAGATGCGGTCCAGTTTCGGCTCGCCGTGAGCGAGGACAGCGCCAGCATCATTGCCGTTCGCCAGCGTGCGGACACGGCGGTGGCCCGGAATCCGGCCCGCACGACCACGCCGATCAAATCGGCGGCCGATGGGGGAACGCAGATGCTCCAGCAAGGGGACCGCGTCCCCGCAGACCTCACGCTCACGACTCAGGCTGACGCGTCCCTCCAGATCGGCGACTACCGCGGGCAGACGCTCGTCCTGACGTTCATCTACACCCGGTGCCCGCTGCCGACCTACTGCCCTCTCATGTCGAAGCAGTTTGCGGCCCTGCAACCGCAGCTTCGCGAGCAGCATGGGGAGGAGGCCCAGCTGCTGTCCATCAGCTTCGACCCGGCCTACGACACGCCGCAGGTGCTCCGCGAGTACGCGTCGAAGTACACGGATCGGCTCGACACCTGGACCTTCGCCACCGGCGACTCAAGCCAGGTTGAACGGGCGACTGGTCTCTTTGGCGTCCACGCCCAGAAAACGGGGAGCGAGGAGATCACGCACAACCTCACGACGGCCCTCATCGGGCCGGAGGGGCGCGTGCGGCGCCTCTGGCGCGGCAACGACTGGACGCCGTCCGACGTGCGGCAGGCCGTCGCGCAGGTGGCCGAGGCCTCCTAA
- the htpX gene encoding zinc metalloprotease HtpX, translating into MNSFRTTALMAGMLVLFALIGQALGGTGGMLLAFVIAVGMNGVSYWYSSSIVLRMYGAEEVSRAEAPELHDLVDRLRRRADLPMPKVCIIPQDQPNAFATGRNPENAVVAVTEGIMDVLERDELAGVIAHELAHIKNRDMLTSTVAATLAGAITMLSRFALFFGGRDNNFLVSLLMMILAPMAAMLIQSAISRSREYAADREGAEIAKNPLGLASALRSMERAAEHRPMQANQTTSHMFIVNPFSGGLSGMKRLFSTHPPTEERIARLEEMAGRAQ; encoded by the coding sequence ATGAACAGCTTCCGCACCACCGCGCTCATGGCGGGCATGCTCGTGCTCTTTGCCCTCATCGGGCAGGCGCTTGGGGGCACGGGCGGCATGCTGCTCGCCTTCGTGATTGCCGTGGGCATGAACGGCGTTAGCTACTGGTACAGCAGCTCCATCGTACTCCGCATGTACGGAGCCGAGGAGGTAAGCCGCGCCGAGGCGCCGGAGCTGCACGATCTTGTGGACCGCCTGCGCCGGCGGGCCGATCTGCCGATGCCGAAGGTGTGCATCATTCCGCAGGACCAGCCCAACGCCTTCGCCACCGGCCGCAACCCCGAAAACGCCGTGGTGGCGGTCACGGAGGGCATCATGGACGTGCTCGAGCGCGACGAGCTGGCCGGCGTGATCGCCCACGAGCTGGCGCACATCAAAAACCGCGACATGCTGACGTCTACCGTCGCGGCGACGCTGGCCGGGGCCATCACGATGCTGTCCCGGTTCGCCCTCTTCTTCGGCGGGCGGGACAACAACTTCCTCGTGTCGCTCCTCATGATGATCCTCGCCCCGATGGCGGCCATGCTCATCCAGTCGGCCATTTCCCGCAGCCGCGAGTACGCCGCCGACCGGGAGGGCGCCGAGATTGCGAAAAACCCCCTCGGCCTCGCTAGCGCCCTGCGCAGCATGGAGCGGGCCGCGGAGCATCGTCCCATGCAGGCCAATCAGACGACCTCACACATGTTCATCGTGAACCCGTTCAGCGGGGGGCTGAGCGGCATGAAGCGGCTCTTCTCTACCCACCCCCCCACGGAGGAGCGCATCGCCCGCCTCGAAGAAATGGCCGGCCGCGCCCAGTGA
- a CDS encoding ArsR/SmtB family transcription factor, translated as MSGNTASDAPAEAHDGTCGTEAALSESLPTAAVTDATVRLLKGFADQTRLRILCLLRDREVCVHDIVEALDMSQSAISHQLRVLRDARLVSYRREGRHVYYCLADDHVREMLENALTHGAEPASQ; from the coding sequence ATGTCCGGCAACACCGCCTCCGACGCCCCAGCCGAAGCGCATGACGGGACCTGCGGAACGGAGGCAGCACTCTCGGAGTCGCTGCCCACGGCCGCGGTCACCGACGCGACCGTCCGTCTCCTCAAGGGCTTTGCTGACCAGACGCGACTGCGCATCCTGTGCCTGCTCCGCGACCGGGAGGTCTGCGTGCACGACATCGTGGAGGCGCTCGACATGAGCCAGTCGGCCATCAGCCACCAGCTACGCGTGCTCCGCGACGCCCGGCTCGTGTCGTACCGACGGGAGGGACGGCACGTATACTACTGCCTCGCCGACGACCACGTCCGCGAGATGCTGGAGAATGCCCTGACGCACGGGGCCGAGCCGGCGTCCCAGTGA
- a CDS encoding hydantoinase B/oxoprolinase family protein: MPDADPILLELYRHRFEGIADEMGVTLRRTGYSPNIKERLDFSCAVFDGEGALVAQAAHIPVHLGAMPASVKAARAAVDLWAEGDVVVLNDPYAGGTHLPDITMVSPVFVGPREGPSFFVASRAHHADVGGMTPGSLPLATELVQEGTIIPPVKLYDGGTRNDALFQTLLRNVRTPEERRGDLAAQRAAHSVGTERLQALTEAHGPDEVTTYARHLQAYSERRTQAALADWPNGTYTFADELDVDEEETATIRVAAMVEDDTVAFDFAGTDDAVDGNLNAVRPITQSACYYVVQGLTEGEIPVNAGSFTSVSVMAPEGSLVHAAPPHAVAGGNVETSQRIVDAVLGALAQALPDRVPAAGQGTMNNLTLGGTRADGSAFAYYETIGGGMGAGPDTDGLSGVHVHMTNTLNTPVEALEQTYPFRIVAYRLRSGSGGAGRFRGGDGLVRVYELLVPTTATMLSTRRRRGPWGRDGGGPGAPGRTVLVHPDGHEEELPPHVSRTLPAGSRLRVETPGGGGFGAPTGEAPS; encoded by the coding sequence ATGCCCGACGCCGATCCCATCCTGCTGGAGCTCTACCGCCACCGCTTTGAGGGGATCGCCGACGAGATGGGCGTGACGCTCCGGCGCACCGGCTACTCGCCCAACATCAAGGAGCGGCTCGACTTCTCCTGCGCGGTGTTCGACGGGGAGGGGGCCCTCGTCGCACAGGCCGCCCACATCCCCGTCCATCTGGGCGCCATGCCCGCGAGCGTCAAGGCCGCGCGCGCCGCCGTGGACCTTTGGGCTGAGGGCGACGTGGTGGTGCTCAACGATCCGTACGCGGGCGGCACGCATCTGCCGGACATCACGATGGTCTCGCCGGTGTTCGTCGGCCCTCGGGAGGGCCCATCGTTCTTCGTGGCGAGCCGGGCGCACCACGCCGATGTCGGCGGCATGACGCCGGGCTCCCTGCCCCTCGCCACCGAGCTGGTGCAGGAGGGCACCATTATTCCTCCGGTCAAGCTGTACGACGGCGGCACACGCAACGATGCCCTCTTCCAGACCCTCCTTCGCAACGTGCGCACCCCCGAAGAGCGGCGGGGCGACCTGGCGGCGCAGCGGGCAGCCCATTCGGTCGGCACGGAGCGCCTGCAGGCCCTGACCGAGGCGCACGGCCCCGACGAAGTGACAACCTATGCTCGTCACCTGCAGGCCTACAGCGAACGCCGTACGCAGGCCGCGCTGGCGGACTGGCCCAACGGGACCTACACGTTCGCGGACGAGCTGGACGTCGACGAGGAGGAGACGGCCACAATCCGTGTGGCCGCGATGGTGGAGGACGACACCGTGGCCTTCGACTTTGCCGGGACCGACGACGCAGTGGACGGCAACCTAAACGCCGTCCGCCCCATCACACAGTCGGCCTGCTACTACGTGGTGCAGGGCCTCACCGAGGGCGAGATTCCGGTGAACGCCGGCAGCTTTACCTCGGTGTCCGTGATGGCCCCCGAGGGCTCGCTCGTCCACGCCGCACCGCCGCACGCAGTGGCGGGCGGCAACGTGGAGACCTCCCAGCGCATTGTAGACGCGGTGCTCGGGGCCCTCGCGCAGGCGCTTCCCGACCGTGTGCCCGCCGCCGGGCAGGGCACAATGAACAACCTCACCCTCGGCGGCACGCGTGCGGACGGGTCCGCCTTTGCCTACTACGAAACCATCGGCGGCGGCATGGGCGCGGGGCCGGACACAGACGGCCTCAGCGGGGTGCACGTGCACATGACGAACACGCTCAACACGCCCGTCGAGGCGCTGGAGCAGACGTATCCGTTCCGCATCGTCGCCTACCGGTTGCGCTCCGGCAGCGGGGGCGCGGGCCGGTTCCGCGGCGGCGACGGGCTCGTGCGCGTCTATGAATTGCTCGTCCCGACGACCGCGACGATGCTCAGTACGCGGCGCCGACGAGGACCATGGGGGCGCGACGGGGGCGGGCCCGGAGCGCCGGGCCGCACGGTGCTCGTTCATCCCGACGGGCACGAAGAGGAACTCCCGCCCCACGTGTCTCGGACGCTCCCGGCGGGCAGTCGGCTGCGCGTTGAGACGCCGGGGGGCGGGGGATTCGGGGCCCCGACGGGTGAAGCCCCCTCGTAG
- a CDS encoding LysM peptidoglycan-binding domain-containing protein produces MRTAVLVLGVLLTLTGTAPVGHAQAPSDSTYTVQSGDTLYSIARRVGVSVEALQRWNELEGPSLQVGQTLRLQPPRPEPPSEATEAQPESTTAAPASPDTVASDTVASDTVAVSTAGRDTTAADSVTGPPVYGRYAAAGGDSFVNLALRLGTTADTLSALNGRTAASLQAGQALRLPKRFAPPAHLVTAGETLYGIAGTYGVSARALRTANDLDTTALEAGRRLRLPGREAPEVPSPGDWAAPDSTGAVAVYPDAFAGRLTASGTPYDPDALVVSHPSLPYDSVVLLSRPDADRHTFARVLDRGPIEGGTLLDVSAAVADRLGIDTDATPTVELRTVWTGGP; encoded by the coding sequence ATGCGCACTGCTGTTCTTGTGTTGGGCGTTCTGCTGACCCTGACCGGCACGGCGCCGGTCGGCCACGCCCAGGCCCCGTCCGACTCGACCTACACGGTGCAGTCCGGAGACACGCTGTACAGCATCGCCCGGCGAGTAGGCGTGTCGGTGGAGGCCCTACAGCGGTGGAATGAGTTGGAGGGCCCGTCGCTGCAGGTTGGGCAGACGCTCCGCCTCCAGCCGCCTCGCCCGGAGCCGCCCTCCGAGGCGACCGAGGCCCAGCCGGAGTCCACCACCGCGGCCCCGGCCTCTCCAGACACCGTTGCCTCGGACACAGTGGCCTCAGACACAGTAGCCGTGAGCACTGCCGGCCGAGACACCACCGCCGCAGACTCCGTGACGGGCCCGCCGGTGTACGGGCGGTACGCGGCGGCGGGGGGCGACTCGTTCGTGAACCTGGCGCTTCGCCTTGGCACCACGGCGGACACGCTGTCTGCCCTGAATGGTCGCACGGCGGCGTCTCTTCAGGCGGGGCAGGCGCTCCGGCTTCCCAAACGGTTCGCGCCGCCGGCCCACCTGGTAACGGCCGGGGAGACCCTCTACGGCATCGCGGGGACGTACGGGGTGAGCGCCCGGGCCCTCCGGACGGCCAACGACCTCGACACGACCGCGCTGGAGGCGGGGCGACGCCTCCGCCTGCCGGGCCGGGAGGCCCCCGAGGTGCCGTCCCCCGGCGACTGGGCCGCGCCCGACTCGACGGGGGCCGTTGCCGTCTACCCGGACGCGTTCGCCGGGCGCCTCACGGCCAGCGGCACGCCGTACGATCCCGATGCCCTCGTGGTGAGTCACCCATCGCTCCCGTACGACTCCGTCGTGCTCCTCTCCCGCCCGGACGCGGACCGCCACACCTTTGCCCGCGTCCTCGACCGAGGGCCGATTGAGGGAGGGACACTGCTCGACGTATCGGCGGCCGTGGCAGACCGGCTCGGCATCGACACCGACGCGACGCCGACCGTAGAGCTGCGGACGGTGTGGACGGGGGGCCCGTGA
- a CDS encoding TPM domain-containing protein, which translates to MLSRFRSILLLGFALSLFVAVLAPTAVAQRYDFPPKPSGPVLDQGSMLSGGEERALARKLAAYEDTSSTAVVVVTLSSLNGAPVDDYAISLGREWSVGQEGKDNGVVVLVSKNDRKMFIATGYGVEGALPDAIANRIVERVITPAFRNGDFYAGLDRGTDAIIRATAGEYTATEEAVASSSDDGGVSTSLIYIFLIFAYFIGSSFWRGGGGTKKGAKTSTRRRSDLPIFIWGGGGSHGGGGFGGGGGFGGGGGGFGGFGGGSFGGGGAGGSW; encoded by the coding sequence GTGCTTTCGCGTTTTCGCTCCATCTTGCTGCTCGGCTTCGCGCTGAGCCTCTTTGTGGCGGTCCTCGCGCCGACGGCCGTGGCCCAGCGCTACGACTTTCCGCCGAAGCCGAGTGGTCCGGTGCTGGATCAGGGCAGTATGCTCTCCGGCGGGGAGGAGCGGGCGCTGGCCCGCAAGCTGGCGGCGTACGAGGACACCTCGTCGACCGCCGTCGTGGTGGTCACCCTCTCTTCCCTGAACGGGGCGCCCGTGGACGACTACGCCATCTCGTTGGGCCGTGAGTGGAGCGTGGGCCAGGAAGGGAAGGACAACGGCGTGGTGGTGCTCGTCTCGAAAAACGACCGCAAGATGTTCATTGCCACGGGCTACGGCGTAGAGGGGGCGCTCCCCGACGCCATCGCCAATCGCATTGTGGAGCGCGTCATCACCCCCGCGTTCCGGAACGGCGACTTCTACGCCGGGCTCGACCGGGGCACCGACGCCATCATCCGGGCCACCGCGGGGGAGTATACCGCCACGGAGGAGGCCGTTGCGTCGTCCTCCGACGACGGCGGTGTTTCGACGTCCCTCATCTACATCTTCCTGATCTTTGCCTACTTCATCGGCAGCTCGTTCTGGCGAGGGGGCGGCGGCACTAAGAAGGGAGCGAAGACGTCGACGCGTCGTCGCAGCGACCTGCCAATCTTCATTTGGGGCGGCGGGGGATCACACGGCGGGGGCGGCTTCGGAGGGGGCGGTGGATTTGGCGGCGGAGGCGGTGGCTTTGGCGGTTTTGGGGGTGGGAGCTTCGGCGGCGGCGGCGCCGGGGGCTCGTGGTGA
- a CDS encoding CPBP family intramembrane glutamic endopeptidase, whose protein sequence is MASTGWRTYHRATRSATYGFLSALPLFALYETMIVLANVDATRPVRVEAGMWIKELLMMTGASGGLVLAMLVVGGGGTAYLLDRHRDVPLRSRYFAGLVGESAAYAIGVALAVSSAVGVLFAAVPPPDGALWTQLALSVGAGLYEELVFRVLLVGGLAHFLRRAVESDSWAYVLAALVGAALFSLVHYVGPLGDPFALPSFAFRFLFGLALNALFLARGFGVAAWTHALYDVMVVTGMLG, encoded by the coding sequence ATGGCCTCTACCGGCTGGCGGACCTACCACCGGGCCACCCGCTCGGCCACGTACGGGTTCCTCAGCGCCCTGCCGCTCTTTGCACTCTACGAGACGATGATTGTGCTCGCGAACGTCGACGCCACACGGCCGGTTCGGGTCGAGGCGGGCATGTGGATCAAAGAGCTACTCATGATGACCGGGGCGTCCGGCGGGCTGGTCCTTGCGATGCTCGTGGTGGGGGGCGGTGGGACCGCGTACCTGTTGGATCGGCACCGCGACGTACCGCTGCGGTCGCGCTACTTTGCGGGGCTCGTGGGCGAGAGCGCGGCGTACGCGATCGGGGTGGCCCTCGCCGTGTCGTCGGCCGTCGGGGTCCTTTTTGCCGCGGTTCCGCCGCCCGACGGGGCACTCTGGACACAGCTGGCCCTGTCCGTGGGGGCGGGGCTCTACGAAGAGCTGGTCTTTCGCGTGCTCCTCGTGGGCGGGCTGGCCCACTTCCTTCGAAGGGCTGTGGAGTCGGATTCCTGGGCCTACGTCCTGGCCGCCCTGGTTGGGGCCGCGCTGTTTAGCCTTGTCCACTACGTTGGCCCCCTGGGCGATCCGTTTGCACTCCCGTCATTTGCCTTTCGGTTCCTCTTCGGCCTGGCCCTCAATGCCCTCTTCCTCGCCCGCGGCTTCGGCGTCGCCGCCTGGACCCACGCGCTCTACGACGTGATGGTGGTGACGGGGATGCTGGGGTGA
- a CDS encoding methyltransferase family protein — protein MVSATGIVFWTALIAGVALDVTLLATLVVEAVQVWPPLGRRTWTYRLTWTLFAVACVGFLVVGGMDAGSLGLARWIGEAVTTILGSTLVVGGTALASYAMGRLGLRGCLGLNAELVTDGPFAVSRNPGYVGDLILIAGYVLLTDSGLAGIVGAVGAVWFLLAPLAEEPWLEEQYGASDRRYRQRCPRFLGRSSIRALSSKTA, from the coding sequence ATGGTGTCCGCAACGGGAATCGTCTTTTGGACAGCGCTCATCGCCGGGGTCGCATTGGACGTGACACTCCTCGCTACCCTCGTAGTTGAGGCCGTTCAGGTCTGGCCGCCGCTGGGGCGCCGAACGTGGACGTATCGGCTCACCTGGACGCTCTTCGCTGTGGCCTGCGTTGGCTTTCTCGTTGTGGGCGGGATGGACGCCGGGAGCCTGGGGCTTGCCCGATGGATAGGCGAAGCCGTGACGACTATCCTCGGCAGCACGCTCGTCGTAGGGGGCACCGCGTTGGCCAGCTACGCGATGGGGCGACTGGGGCTGCGCGGGTGCCTCGGTCTAAATGCGGAGCTCGTCACGGACGGGCCCTTCGCCGTGAGCCGAAATCCCGGCTACGTAGGGGACCTCATTCTAATCGCCGGGTACGTGCTCCTCACCGACTCGGGCCTGGCAGGCATCGTGGGAGCTGTCGGGGCCGTCTGGTTTCTGTTGGCGCCGTTGGCCGAAGAGCCCTGGCTGGAGGAGCAATATGGCGCATCTGATCGGCGTTACCGGCAGCGGTGTCCTCGTTTCCTCGGGCGGTCGTCGATTCGGGCACTCTCCTCGAAAACGGCCTGA
- a CDS encoding heavy metal translocating P-type ATPase produces the protein MAKQVQLDLPIVLPTVPDAEDACVDRLTSSLHEQDGVSTAHVSTATNGAPDRLCIHYDPDAISLPQIRRRARSLGTELTDQYGHLSWTVDGISHPRRARTLARRLRQIEGVVEAGASAAEQIRVEYDRSSTSEDEICAALRSMNVRPRGDRLEAQGLAEEAGNGQREAGHDHDHGGIFGEKTELIFALTAGVCVALGVGLSFANGVPGWIPWGLYIGAYAFSGYYTVREAVDTLRAGEFEVDFLMIVAAGGAAVLGKWLEGAFLLFLFSLGHSLEHYAMRRARRAIESLADLAPDTALVRRNETEQEVSVDDLTVGDVVIVKPNERVPADGVVLKGESAVNQAPVTGESVPVDKTPVEAPPAVQDLATLDAAHRVYAGTINGSGVLEVRVTKRADETTISRVVQLVTEAEAEKSPTERFTDRFERVFVPAVLGLVGLLLFAWVPLDEPFADSFYRAMAVLVAASPCALAIATPSAVLSALARAGQGGVLVKGGGPLEHLGRLGAVAFDKTGTLTTGKPRVTDVRPCPGVREETLLRTAVAAEQLSDHPLAEAVVQYGEDHLGARPPEDATEMEGITGRGVRAFVGGVPVHVGKQALFDEIGGPPPPDTLREEAEALEADGRTTMIVRRGGTYLGVMGLADTPRPEATNVVGRLRRTGIRRMVVLSGDNQRVVDAVAEQLGLDEARGDLLPTDKVDAVRTLRQNEDVAMVGDGVNDAPAMANATVGIAMGAAGSDAALETADVALMADDLSQLPFAVGLSRQTRRVITQNLWIALGMVAVLVPATIAGLPIGPAVVLHEGSTLLVVGNALRLLRYDS, from the coding sequence GTGGCGAAACAGGTTCAGCTCGATCTCCCGATCGTTCTCCCTACCGTCCCCGACGCCGAGGACGCATGTGTCGACCGTCTCACGAGCAGCCTCCACGAGCAGGACGGGGTGAGTACGGCGCACGTGTCAACGGCGACGAACGGCGCGCCGGACCGGCTCTGCATCCACTACGACCCGGACGCGATCTCGCTGCCCCAGATTCGGCGACGCGCCCGCAGCCTCGGCACCGAGCTGACCGACCAGTATGGACACCTTTCCTGGACCGTCGACGGCATCTCACATCCTCGCCGTGCCCGCACACTTGCGCGGCGGCTTCGGCAGATCGAAGGGGTCGTGGAGGCGGGGGCAAGTGCCGCCGAGCAGATCCGCGTGGAGTACGACCGGTCGTCGACGAGTGAGGATGAGATTTGCGCCGCGCTCCGGTCGATGAATGTGCGGCCGCGGGGCGACCGACTGGAGGCGCAGGGACTGGCGGAGGAGGCCGGCAATGGACAGCGGGAGGCGGGACACGACCACGACCATGGCGGGATCTTCGGCGAAAAGACGGAGCTGATCTTTGCCCTCACGGCCGGCGTGTGTGTGGCCCTGGGCGTCGGGCTCTCCTTCGCGAACGGTGTGCCGGGATGGATTCCCTGGGGACTTTACATCGGTGCCTATGCGTTCAGCGGGTACTACACCGTGCGGGAAGCGGTCGATACGCTCCGGGCCGGAGAGTTCGAGGTAGATTTTCTCATGATCGTGGCCGCGGGAGGAGCGGCGGTGCTCGGAAAATGGCTGGAGGGGGCGTTTCTGCTGTTTCTCTTTTCGCTGGGCCACTCGCTGGAGCACTACGCGATGCGCCGGGCCCGCCGGGCCATCGAGTCGCTTGCGGACCTGGCGCCGGATACGGCCCTTGTGCGGCGAAACGAGACCGAACAAGAGGTTTCGGTGGACGACCTGACGGTCGGCGATGTCGTGATCGTAAAGCCGAACGAGCGCGTGCCGGCCGACGGGGTCGTGCTGAAGGGCGAGAGCGCGGTGAACCAGGCGCCGGTCACCGGGGAGAGCGTGCCGGTGGACAAGACGCCGGTCGAAGCTCCGCCGGCCGTGCAGGATCTGGCGACCCTGGACGCGGCCCATCGCGTCTACGCCGGCACGATCAACGGCAGCGGCGTGCTGGAGGTGCGCGTCACGAAGCGGGCCGACGAAACGACGATCTCGCGGGTGGTGCAGCTGGTGACGGAGGCGGAAGCGGAGAAATCCCCCACTGAGCGCTTCACCGACCGCTTCGAGCGGGTCTTCGTCCCGGCGGTCCTCGGGCTTGTGGGGCTGCTTCTCTTCGCCTGGGTGCCCCTGGACGAGCCCTTCGCCGACAGCTTTTACCGCGCCATGGCCGTGCTCGTGGCCGCGAGCCCGTGCGCCCTCGCCATCGCCACCCCGAGTGCCGTGCTGAGTGCCCTGGCCCGGGCCGGACAGGGAGGGGTTCTCGTAAAAGGGGGCGGCCCGCTTGAGCATCTCGGCCGGCTCGGGGCCGTCGCGTTCGACAAGACGGGCACCCTCACGACGGGCAAGCCCCGCGTTACGGACGTGCGTCCCTGCCCCGGAGTCCGCGAGGAGACTCTTCTCCGGACCGCCGTCGCCGCCGAGCAGCTCAGCGACCACCCGCTGGCGGAGGCGGTCGTCCAGTACGGCGAAGACCACCTCGGGGCCCGCCCGCCTGAAGACGCGACGGAAATGGAAGGCATCACGGGTCGGGGCGTCCGCGCCTTCGTCGGAGGAGTGCCCGTACACGTTGGGAAACAGGCGCTCTTCGACGAGATCGGCGGGCCGCCGCCCCCCGACACGCTTCGTGAGGAGGCGGAGGCGCTGGAGGCCGACGGACGAACGACGATGATCGTCCGTCGCGGGGGCACCTACCTCGGCGTGATGGGCCTCGCCGATACGCCCCGTCCGGAGGCGACCAACGTGGTAGGCCGGCTCCGCCGGACAGGTATCCGGCGGATGGTCGTGCTCTCGGGGGACAACCAGCGCGTCGTGGACGCGGTGGCCGAACAGCTGGGGCTCGACGAGGCCCGTGGCGACCTGCTGCCCACCGACAAAGTGGACGCTGTTCGGACGCTCCGCCAAAACGAAGACGTGGCCATGGTGGGTGATGGCGTGAACGACGCGCCCGCCATGGCGAACGCCACTGTGGGTATTGCAATGGGGGCGGCCGGATCGGACGCGGCCCTGGAGACCGCCGACGTGGCCCTGATGGCCGATGACCTGTCCCAACTGCCATTTGCGGTGGGGCTCAGCCGACAGACCCGCCGTGTCATCACGCAGAACCTGTGGATTGCGCTCGGGATGGTGGCGGTCCTGGTGCCCGCCACGATTGCGGGGCTCCCCATTGGCCCGGCCGTGGTGCTGCACGAAGGGTCGACGCTGCTCGTCGTGGGCAATGCGTTGCGGCTTCTCCGGTACGACTCGTAA
- a CDS encoding tetratricopeptide repeat protein: protein MSTDRLEQLKTFHEEDPEDPFTRYALAQEHLKHDNASRALDLFEELVETDPDYVGTYYHLGKLYERLDRTDDAIDTYAQGIERAREEGTQKDLSELQDAKLKAEGVGFD, encoded by the coding sequence ATGAGCACCGACCGACTGGAACAGCTCAAGACCTTCCACGAAGAGGACCCCGAGGACCCGTTCACGCGATACGCCCTCGCGCAGGAGCACCTGAAGCACGACAATGCCTCGCGTGCCCTCGACCTGTTTGAGGAGCTTGTGGAGACGGACCCCGACTACGTGGGCACCTACTACCACCTTGGCAAGCTCTACGAGCGCCTCGACCGCACCGACGACGCGATCGACACGTACGCACAGGGCATTGAGAGGGCCCGCGAGGAGGGCACCCAGAAAGACCTGTCGGAGCTCCAAGACGCGAAGCTGAAGGCCGAAGGCGTCGGATTCGACTGA